From Antricoccus suffuscus:
GCCGCAATAGCCACGGCACTAGAATCCCCACGTAAAGCGCGAGCCCCACCGGTCCGGCCACGATCAGTTGGAGAAATGCCGCGTCGAACTTCGACGCAACGAAATACGCGACGAAGGCCGCGGGCACGGCCGCGAGGATCGGCGGCCATAGCGCGCCCAAAAGTGCCCCGATATCGGTGCCGCGCCGGTGTAGCACCAGAAGGTAAGCGGGGAAGATTACTGCCACGCCGACCACAACATGTGCCCAACCGCCGCCAACGATTCCGAACAAGTGTGTGCCGACAATCATGGCTGGTGTGAGCGCGCAAATCCAGAGAATCTGAACCCACAGCACCGGCCCGGATGCGCCGCGAGCCATCAGATAGGTCGCAATAAGGTCGAACAGGACCCGCGAGGCACCGAACACGCCGAGCGCCGCGAGCACCGCGGCCGAGGGTGCCCACCGGTGCCCATACAAAAGATCAACGACTGAGTAGGCCAATGCAACCAATAAGGCGCCTGCAGGCACTGCGGCAGCCCACGTTACCGCGACTCCGAAGGCAAGGTCCTTATCTCGCTCCGCAGTCTCCTGAGGTCCTCCGCGAGCGGCGCTCGCGGTTTCGCGTCGCTCGGCGAGCCGTGAAAATGCTGCAAGCGAGACTCCGCGCACGGTCTGCCCGATTACCGTCATCGGCCAACTGGAGATATTAAACGCGAGGACATAGAAACCCAGCGCAGTTTCACCAGCGACGCGAGCAATCACTACGTTATCGATATTAAGAAGCGCCCACGACAACAGGTTGGCAGCCGCAAGCGGAAGCCCGAATCGCAGCGCCGGGCGGGCGATCTCACGATCGAAACCGAAACGCGGGCGCACTTTCGCGAGTACGAACTGAAGCGTTGTGGCGACGCCTTGCGCGGCAATCCGTCCTACCGCCAGCGACATAGGCCCCAGTCCGACAACGACGAGACCAACCGTAACTGCCGTGCCGACGATAAAGTCCGCCGCGCTGGTCGCGAAAAGTTGCTTCTGTTTGAATTCTCGCTGAAGTTTTGCGAAAGGTACGACGCCAGCTCCGCCCATTACCAGGGTCAGGGACAGAACAATAATGATGGGTGCGGCGCTCGCGGACCCGAACATCGTGGCAACGGGGACCGACGTCAGACTCATCGTTAGCGCAAGCACGATTCCGGCCAACAGGCTCAGTGTTGCCACTGTTGGTGCCCGGCGCTCTGGATCCTTGGCGCGGACTAGGTCCACGCTCATTCCAAGGTCTGCCAGCGTCATGAGGACCGATTGGACGGTCAACGCGACCGCGTAAACTCCGAATTCCGCGGGAGACAACAGTCGAGCAAGAACAATGCCTAGGACAAGGCTGCCCATGCGTAACGTAATGGCGCTGATTGACCCCCAGCCCAGACCTCGTCGGACCCCGGCGGCCAGTCCGTCGTCGGGACCGCTCATCAGGTGCCAAACCTCCGCCAACGACGCCATCTGAGGGCGTTTCGCACCCTCCACACCGCTAGTGCGCTCGAGCGACGCCAGGATGGGACCGGACCATTGACGCGTCGCAGATAGGCACGCCAGAGCATAGTGCGCTCGATCCCTGACCATGTCTCGACTGCGAATCGCGCATAATCCTCCAACGAGTACTCCTCTGAAGGACCGTGCCCGTCATACGAATTACAACCAAGGCGCACCGCTTCGCGCGCAAGTGTTCTGCTAGACGACCGCCGCCACCTCGCGCGTTGCGAGTGCCTTGCTACCTCTGTAGTCAGGAAGCGATCGTAAACTGCCCGCCGTTCGCGCAGATCGGTCATCAGACCCGCGTAGTCAGTGAGGTGCATGTTGGCGCCGTGCACGCGATAAAACGCTTGATCTGCCCCGTTCACACGCCCAACGTTCCCGCATCCCGCGGCCGCCAGCCACATATAGAGATCTGCCGCATGCGGTAACGACGGGTCATACCCCCCAATCCGGGCGAAGACCTCCGTACGCATGACAACCTCTGGATTAGTGATCACGTTGTGACCGCGCCGGCACAGGCGGCCTATCCACTCATCCCCGGACCACACCGACCAACTCGTGGTTGTTTGCCGTGGCTCTGGTGTCTCGGCCTCAAAGTCGTGGGTATAGCCGTATACAAATGAGACATCGGGACGGGATTCAAGCAGCGCCACTGATCTCGAGAGCGATCCCGGAGTTAGAAGGTCATCTGCCGACAACAACACGACATACTTCCCGGTCGCCTGTCCTAACCCGTCATTGTATGTGGCGATGTGACCCTTGTTTGTCGAATGCGCGATTAGGCGCACTCGGGGGTCCGATGCTGCCAGGTCTCTCGCGACCTCGCCTGACCCATCCGGGGATGCGTCGTCCACGATGATCACATCAACCTCGACACCCGGCTGCTCAAGCACGCCGGACACGACCTCGGGCAGATAGTGCCCGTAGTTGTAGCACGGGATGACAACTGTGACCGTAGGCGTACTAGCGATCTCCCTGGGCCGAAAACGTCTGACCATGTCTATCGCCCTCGTTCCGAGAGCACAGGGCTTGCCAGTGTCCTGTTCTCTGAGACACGGCGTAACGGTCTCGCGGGGTTACCCGCGACAGTCAAACCGTCAACCACGTCACCGAGCACGACCGATCCCATACCTACGACTGCCTCGGCGCCAACACACAGACCCTGCCGTACGGAGGTGTTCATTCCTAGATACGCGGCCTCGTTCACCCGAACGCTGCCTCCGAGGGTCACTCCGGCGCATAGCGTTGCGAAGTCCTCAATGACATTGTCGTGGGTCAGTGTCGCGTTGGGCATTGCCACGACGTGCTCGCCTACCGACACCGCGGTCGTCATCACGACGTGCGCGAGCAGGATCGTACCGGCCCCGACGGTGCAGTCCGACGGGATGATTGCACTCGGATGAACGACCGTCGCATACCGGTCCCGGTGAATCCCCAACGCGCTCAGGTTGTGCGCGATGCTGCGCCGTACGATCCCGGAACCGGCGCACAGGAGGAATTTCGCTTCGGGGTGATCCGCCGCGTCCGTAATTGGACCAACGACCGGCACGCCATCGATAGACGTGCCACGCAACTCAGGGTTGTCGTCGAGGAAGCCAATTACCTTATGCGTGTCGGAGGCCCGTATAGCGCTAAGAACCTCCCGCGCGAGTCCCGATGCCGCAACAAGAAATAGCCGCTCGATTGCCATTGCCGATCACCTAAGTCTGTCGCAGGACATCGATGACACGGGACTGCTCCGACTCGGACATCTGATGAAATACCGGCAAAATCAACGTGTGGTCCGTGAGGTATTCGGTGACGGATAGCGACGCGTCACCGGTGTCGCGCCCGGCGTACGCCGGTTCGCGGTGCGCGGCCATGATGCCGCGGCGGGCAGAGATATCGGCCTCCGCCAAGGCAACGAGCAAGCCATCACGGTCGTGCGGATACTCTTCGGTGACCTCAACCCAGCAAGACTGATAGTTGGTCGTTCCCCATTCGGGATCGGCAACGATCCGTAGCCCGGGGATCTCGTCAATCGCCTTGGCGTAGCCCGCGGCGATCTCGCGGCGACGCGCCACGAGTTCGTCGAGACGCCCAAGCTGCACCACACCCACCGCTGCTTGCAGATCCGTCATCCGGAAGTTGTAACCAACCTCCAAGTACTGCTCGGCCGCGGCCAACGTGTTGGCGTGGCGGTCCGCTGCGGACAGGCTCATCGCGTGCTCGCGGAGCCGGCGTACCCGCGTCGCCCACTCCTCCCGCGAGGTCGTAATCATGCCGCCCTCGCCGGTGGTAATGATCTTGCGCGGATGGAATGACCATGCCGCGACCTCCGCGCCGGCGCCCACCGGGCGGCCCTTGTACGTCGAACCTGAGCCGCACGCGGCATCTTCGACAACAACGATCTCGCGCGGATCGCACAGTGCCCTGATGGGGTCGAGGTCGACCGGCACCCCGCCCTGATCGACGACGATGACCGCACGCGTCGCGGGTGTCAGAGCCGCCTCGATCGTCGCCGCCGTGACATTGCCGGTCGCGATATCGACGTCGGCAAATACCGGCCGGGCCCCGACATAGACGGCCGCGTTAGCGGTCGCGATAAATGAGAACGATGGCAGTACGACGTCATCACCGTTACCGACGCCCGCGGCGATCAGCGCCAGATGCAGCGCGGATGTGCAACTTGAGACGGCGACCGCATAGCCGGCCTCTTGTTTCGCCGCGAATGACGTTTCGAACTCGGCGACCCGCGGACCCTGCGCCACCCAGCCAGACGTGATCGCGGCGGCAACTGCGGCGATCTCCTCATCTCCAAGGTATGGCTGCATCACATTGATACGGCTCATGCAGACGCACCCGCTTCGGCGGAGTTCGCTTCAACTTGTTCCGCACGCCACCAGTCAACAAGACCGCGCAGCCCCGACGCTAGGTCGATCTCGGCTTGGAAGCCCAGATCGGTCATTGCCGCCTGCGTGCTCGCCAGCCTGCGCGTGACACCGTTGACCGCACGCTCGGGACCGTGCTCGAGGGCCAGATCGGAGTCCATCGCCGCGAGCAGTGCACGCGCCAAATCGGCGAGACTCGTCTCGGTGCCGCTGGCCACGTTGTACACGCCCTCGTTGATATCCGACGTCGCGGCAAGCAGATTGGCCCGCGCGATATCGACCGTGTGGACAAAGTCCATGGTCTGCAGCCCATCGCCGAAGATCAGCGGCGGCTCACCGGCGGCGATCCGCTCCATCCACCGAATTAGCACCTCTGTGTACAGACCGTGGATATCCATCCGAGGACCGTAAACATTAAAGTA
This genomic window contains:
- a CDS encoding lipopolysaccharide biosynthesis protein → MSGPDDGLAAGVRRGLGWGSISAITLRMGSLVLGIVLARLLSPAEFGVYAVALTVQSVLMTLADLGMSVDLVRAKDPERRAPTVATLSLLAGIVLALTMSLTSVPVATMFGSASAAPIIIVLSLTLVMGGAGVVPFAKLQREFKQKQLFATSAADFIVGTAVTVGLVVVGLGPMSLAVGRIAAQGVATTLQFVLAKVRPRFGFDREIARPALRFGLPLAAANLLSWALLNIDNVVIARVAGETALGFYVLAFNISSWPMTVIGQTVRGVSLAAFSRLAERRETASAARGGPQETAERDKDLAFGVAVTWAAAVPAGALLVALAYSVVDLLYGHRWAPSAAVLAALGVFGASRVLFDLIATYLMARGASGPVLWVQILWICALTPAMIVGTHLFGIVGGGWAHVVVGVAVIFPAYLLVLHRRGTDIGALLGALWPPILAAVPAAFVAYFVASKFDAAFLQLIVAGPVGLALYVGILVPWLLRLRSRWVRSRVDPDLAQTTASTPDPAVIMTGATVEGSATGALSNANATETPRIGSPL
- a CDS encoding glycosyltransferase family 2 protein, which encodes MVRRFRPREIASTPTVTVVIPCYNYGHYLPEVVSGVLEQPGVEVDVIIVDDASPDGSGEVARDLAASDPRVRLIAHSTNKGHIATYNDGLGQATGKYVVLLSADDLLTPGSLSRSVALLESRPDVSFVYGYTHDFEAETPEPRQTTTSWSVWSGDEWIGRLCRRGHNVITNPEVVMRTEVFARIGGYDPSLPHAADLYMWLAAAGCGNVGRVNGADQAFYRVHGANMHLTDYAGLMTDLRERRAVYDRFLTTEVARHSQRARWRRSSSRTLAREAVRLGCNSYDGHGPSEEYSLEDYARFAVETWSGIERTMLWRAYLRRVNGPVPSWRRSSALAVWRVRNALRWRRWRRFGT
- a CDS encoding acetyltransferase, which gives rise to MAIERLFLVAASGLAREVLSAIRASDTHKVIGFLDDNPELRGTSIDGVPVVGPITDAADHPEAKFLLCAGSGIVRRSIAHNLSALGIHRDRYATVVHPSAIIPSDCTVGAGTILLAHVVMTTAVSVGEHVVAMPNATLTHDNVIEDFATLCAGVTLGGSVRVNEAAYLGMNTSVRQGLCVGAEAVVGMGSVVLGDVVDGLTVAGNPARPLRRVSENRTLASPVLSERGR
- a CDS encoding DegT/DnrJ/EryC1/StrS family aminotransferase, with translation MSRINVMQPYLGDEEIAAVAAAITSGWVAQGPRVAEFETSFAAKQEAGYAVAVSSCTSALHLALIAAGVGNGDDVVLPSFSFIATANAAVYVGARPVFADVDIATGNVTAATIEAALTPATRAVIVVDQGGVPVDLDPIRALCDPREIVVVEDAACGSGSTYKGRPVGAGAEVAAWSFHPRKIITTGEGGMITTSREEWATRVRRLREHAMSLSAADRHANTLAAAEQYLEVGYNFRMTDLQAAVGVVQLGRLDELVARRREIAAGYAKAIDEIPGLRIVADPEWGTTNYQSCWVEVTEEYPHDRDGLLVALAEADISARRGIMAAHREPAYAGRDTGDASLSVTEYLTDHTLILPVFHQMSESEQSRVIDVLRQT